The following proteins are co-located in the Dyadobacter chenwenxiniae genome:
- the carA gene encoding glutamine-hydrolyzing carbamoyl-phosphate synthase small subunit, which translates to MSQKKEALLLLEDGTAYKGIALGISGTTGGEICFNTGMTGYQEIYTDPSYYGQIIVNTNSHIGNYGVQLEDEEESASVKIRGMVCNTFSPIYSRHTADFSLQEYFERANIVGVSNVDTRHIVRHVRQRGVMNAIISSEILDEKELMAELKKIPSMDGLELSSEVTTENAYFVGEESSSQWRIAVMDYGIKKSILQNLTSRGCYCKVFPAKTPFEEVMSWQPDGFFISNGPGDPAAMLYAVESVNQMIRTSKPLFGICLGHQLLALSSGINTYKMHHGHRGLNHPVKNLITGFCEVTSQNHGFAVNPDEIENHPDIEITHVNLNDKTIEGIRRKDYPAFSVQYHPEASPGPHDSRYLFDEFIKLLRAS; encoded by the coding sequence ATGAGTCAAAAAAAGGAAGCTCTGTTATTACTTGAAGATGGAACGGCATACAAGGGAATCGCTTTGGGAATAAGCGGGACCACCGGCGGAGAAATTTGTTTTAACACAGGCATGACAGGGTATCAGGAAATCTACACTGATCCGTCTTATTATGGTCAAATCATTGTTAATACCAATTCACATATTGGAAATTACGGAGTTCAGCTCGAAGACGAAGAGGAATCTGCTTCGGTGAAGATTCGTGGAATGGTTTGCAACACCTTCTCCCCAATCTATTCAAGACATACAGCTGATTTTTCGTTGCAGGAATATTTTGAAAGGGCCAACATTGTTGGTGTAAGCAATGTGGATACAAGACACATCGTGCGTCATGTGAGGCAACGCGGTGTGATGAATGCAATTATTTCGTCAGAAATTCTGGACGAAAAAGAGCTGATGGCCGAATTGAAAAAAATCCCTTCCATGGATGGCCTCGAATTGTCCTCTGAAGTGACCACTGAGAATGCTTACTTTGTTGGCGAAGAATCTTCAAGCCAATGGAGAATTGCAGTAATGGACTACGGAATCAAGAAAAGTATTCTGCAAAATTTGACGTCGAGAGGATGCTATTGCAAGGTTTTTCCGGCAAAAACGCCTTTTGAAGAAGTAATGTCTTGGCAACCTGATGGATTCTTTATATCCAACGGGCCAGGTGACCCGGCAGCAATGCTTTATGCGGTGGAGAGTGTAAATCAGATGATCAGGACTAGCAAACCGCTTTTTGGAATTTGCCTGGGACATCAGCTTCTTGCATTGTCAAGTGGGATTAATACTTATAAAATGCACCATGGCCACCGTGGGTTAAACCACCCTGTTAAAAATCTGATAACTGGGTTCTGTGAGGTCACTTCACAAAATCATGGTTTTGCGGTGAACCCTGACGAAATTGAAAACCATCCTGATATCGAAATCACGCACGTGAATTTGAATGACAAAACAATTGAAGGAATTCGCAGAAAGGATTATCCTGCGTTCTCAGTTCAGTATCACCCTGAGGCGTCGCCAGGTCCGCACGATTCGCGATATCTATTTGATGAATTTATTAAATTGTTAAGAGCAAGCTGA
- the rplQ gene encoding 50S ribosomal protein L17 encodes MRHGKKGNHLGRTASHRKAMLSNMASSLIIHKRIETTLAKAKELRKYVEPLLTRAKEDSTHNRRVVFSYLNDKESTKELFGVVSDKIASRPGGYTRIIKLGSRLGDAAEIALIELVDFNDALLLANADKPAKTRRSRRGGAKKEGTEVAAAAPVKKEDHPVVAEAEPVADEAPATNDEAAENNEAPESKTEKE; translated from the coding sequence ATGAGACACGGTAAGAAAGGTAATCACTTAGGAAGAACGGCATCTCACCGCAAGGCGATGCTATCAAATATGGCTTCTTCTTTGATTATCCACAAAAGAATTGAAACAACACTTGCTAAGGCTAAGGAACTTCGTAAATATGTTGAACCTTTGTTAACTCGCGCCAAAGAAGATTCTACCCACAATAGAAGGGTTGTATTCTCTTATCTAAATGATAAAGAATCTACAAAAGAACTTTTTGGAGTTGTTTCAGACAAAATTGCATCTCGTCCAGGTGGTTACACCCGTATCATCAAACTTGGAAGCAGACTTGGTGATGCTGCGGAAATTGCACTGATTGAACTTGTAGATTTCAACGACGCATTGCTTCTTGCTAATGCTGACAAGCCTGCAAAAACAAGACGTAGCAGAAGAGGAGGAGCGAAGAAAGAAGGAACAGAAGTAGCAGCTGCTGCACCTGTTAAAAAAGAAGATCATCCGGTAGTTGCAGAAGCGGAACCAGTTGCTGACGAAGCACCTGCAACCAATGACGAAGCTGCTGAAAATAATGAGGCGCCAGAATCTAAGACTGAAAAGGAATAA